From a region of the Nonlabens dokdonensis DSW-6 genome:
- a CDS encoding pyridoxal phosphate-dependent aminotransferase, which produces MNSQLSDRINNLPTSATLAMAAKARELREQGKDIIGLSLGEPDFNTPDFVKEAAIRAINENYNSYTPVDGYVELKDAIIHKFKRDNNLTYDRSQIVVSTGAKQSIANVAMVLLNKGDECILPAPYWVSYAAIVELAEGTPVEVRAGVEQNFKITPEQLRAAITPKTKMMLFSSPNNPSGSLYSQEELQAFADVLADYPDIIVVSDEIYEHINYVGKHASMASIPSMYDRTVTINGVSKAFAMTGWRVGYIGAPTWIARACNKMQGQITSGTNCIAQRAVITALEAPVSKIKYMIDAFAERRDLILQLLSEIEGFKTDSPEGAFYVFPDVSAFFGKTIKGQKIENATDFSLFLLEEALVATVTGDAFGAPNCIRISYAASTEQIKEAMKRIKEVLD; this is translated from the coding sequence ATGAATTCTCAACTATCTGATCGCATCAATAACTTACCTACAAGTGCAACTCTAGCAATGGCCGCAAAGGCTCGCGAACTAAGAGAGCAAGGTAAAGACATTATAGGACTTAGTCTAGGAGAACCAGACTTTAACACGCCAGATTTTGTGAAAGAAGCTGCCATTAGAGCCATTAATGAGAATTATAACAGCTATACTCCAGTAGACGGTTATGTAGAATTAAAGGATGCGATTATCCACAAATTTAAAAGAGACAACAACTTGACCTACGATCGCAGTCAGATTGTAGTGTCTACAGGTGCCAAACAATCTATTGCAAATGTTGCAATGGTTTTATTAAACAAAGGAGATGAGTGTATTTTGCCAGCACCTTACTGGGTGAGCTATGCTGCTATTGTAGAACTTGCTGAAGGAACTCCAGTAGAAGTAAGAGCTGGCGTAGAGCAAAATTTTAAAATCACACCAGAACAATTAAGAGCTGCCATCACTCCCAAAACTAAAATGATGCTCTTCTCTTCACCTAATAATCCTAGTGGTAGTTTATACAGTCAGGAAGAATTACAAGCCTTTGCAGATGTTCTTGCAGACTATCCTGATATCATTGTAGTAAGTGACGAAATTTATGAGCATATCAATTATGTGGGCAAACATGCTAGCATGGCTTCTATTCCATCTATGTATGATCGTACTGTAACAATTAATGGAGTGAGTAAAGCATTTGCTATGACTGGCTGGCGAGTAGGTTATATAGGAGCTCCTACCTGGATTGCTAGAGCTTGTAACAAGATGCAAGGACAAATCACTAGCGGTACGAATTGTATCGCCCAACGAGCGGTAATCACAGCTTTAGAAGCACCTGTTTCCAAAATAAAGTACATGATAGATGCTTTTGCAGAGCGTCGTGATTTAATTCTCCAGCTTCTTTCTGAAATCGAAGGTTTTAAAACAGATTCTCCAGAAGGTGCTTTTTATGTGTTCCCAGATGTTTCGGCCTTTTTTGGAAAAACGATCAAAGGTCAAAAAATTGAAAATGCTACCGACTTTTCATTGTTCTTATTAGAAGAAGCGCTAGTTGCTACAGTTACTGGTGATGCCTTTGGCGCACCTAATTGCATACGTATTTCTTATGCGGCAAGCACAGAGCAAATTAAAGAAGCGATGAAGAGGATTAAAGAGGTGCTGGATTAG
- a CDS encoding TrkH family potassium uptake protein translates to MTKLNYKIIVFIMGLLLVFNGGFMSLSAIVSAIYGESEGLQILAAAGVAISLGGVVMYFTRDHVKELSKKEGYLIVTLGWLIMAFAGTMPYAFTGAISNYTDAFFETMSGFTTTGASIMNDIEIMPKGILFWRSLTHWIGGMGIIVLAVAILPLLGIGGMQLFAAEAPGPSNDKLHPRITDTAKRLWLIYVGFTGLETVLLKIAGMGWFDAVNHALSTLSTGGFSTKNASTAFWNDNPAIQWIIVIFMFIAGTNFVLSYFAFKGRFSKILKDTEFKWYASFVFGFSIIGGVLIYLQADPAVSSINHPMVLGEFESAFRHSTFQVLAVITTTGFVTADYTMWTPFLTIMFFGLFFIGGSAGSTSGGVKVMRHIILIRNGIMEFKRTLHPNAILPVRYNGRALQSGIVFNVLGFFILYMLSFIIGATVLAALGLDFETAIGGALSSLGNVGPAFGNLSPVDNFAGLPPLGKWWCSFLMLIGRLELFTVLILLTPFFWRNR, encoded by the coding sequence ATGACAAAACTCAATTATAAGATCATCGTTTTTATTATGGGACTTTTACTGGTCTTTAACGGTGGGTTTATGTCACTGTCTGCAATAGTAAGTGCTATTTATGGAGAAAGCGAAGGCTTACAAATACTTGCCGCGGCAGGTGTTGCTATTTCATTAGGTGGTGTTGTCATGTATTTTACACGCGATCACGTTAAAGAATTAAGTAAGAAAGAAGGTTACCTTATTGTTACTTTAGGCTGGTTGATTATGGCTTTTGCAGGTACTATGCCCTATGCTTTTACCGGAGCCATCTCAAATTATACTGATGCCTTTTTTGAAACCATGAGTGGATTTACCACAACTGGTGCCAGTATCATGAACGATATTGAGATCATGCCCAAAGGAATTTTGTTTTGGCGCAGTCTTACGCACTGGATAGGAGGAATGGGAATTATTGTACTTGCGGTAGCGATCTTGCCCCTATTAGGAATAGGTGGAATGCAGCTTTTTGCGGCCGAAGCTCCAGGACCGAGCAACGATAAATTACATCCTCGTATTACAGATACTGCTAAAAGGCTCTGGTTAATTTATGTAGGTTTCACTGGGTTAGAAACAGTATTGCTTAAAATCGCAGGAATGGGTTGGTTTGACGCTGTTAATCATGCGTTGAGTACGCTTTCTACAGGTGGTTTTTCTACTAAAAACGCGAGTACTGCTTTCTGGAATGATAATCCAGCAATTCAGTGGATTATAGTCATCTTTATGTTTATTGCAGGAACAAACTTTGTCTTGAGCTACTTTGCTTTCAAAGGAAGGTTTTCTAAAATATTAAAAGATACCGAGTTTAAATGGTATGCGAGTTTTGTCTTTGGGTTTTCAATTATAGGTGGTGTTTTAATTTATCTTCAAGCAGATCCTGCTGTTTCTTCTATTAATCACCCTATGGTTTTAGGAGAGTTTGAAAGTGCTTTTAGACACAGTACCTTTCAAGTACTTGCGGTGATCACTACCACAGGTTTTGTTACTGCAGACTATACTATGTGGACGCCTTTCTTAACCATCATGTTTTTTGGATTGTTTTTTATAGGTGGTAGCGCCGGTTCTACTTCTGGTGGAGTAAAAGTCATGCGTCATATTATTTTAATACGTAATGGTATTATGGAGTTTAAGAGAACGCTGCATCCTAATGCTATTTTGCCCGTACGTTACAATGGACGTGCGCTACAAAGCGGTATTGTATTTAATGTCCTAGGTTTTTTTATACTTTATATGCTTTCTTTTATTATAGGAGCAACAGTTCTTGCAGCTTTAGGGTTAGACTTTGAAACTGCCATAGGTGGCGCTTTAAGTAGCTTAGGAAACGTAGGGCCAGCTTTTGGTAACCTTTCTCCTGTAGATAATTTTGCTGGATTACCACCTTTAGGAAAGTGGTGGTGTAGTTTCTTGATGTTAATAGGAAGACTGGAATTGTTTACGGTCTTGATATTGTTGACGCCTTTCTTTTGGAGGAATAGGTAG
- the rsmG gene encoding 16S rRNA (guanine(527)-N(7))-methyltransferase RsmG: MHQIIKEHFPHITDHQLEQFSKLGDLYKEWNAQINVISRKDIDQLYTRHVLHSLGIVTVLRFRESAPNKSGGTRVLDVGTGGGFPGIPLAIMFPKTSFHLIDAIGKKIKVVDAVVEALGLENVTTEHGRAEKVKGRFDFVVSRAVTNMPDFVNWVKNKVRKDSFHNLKNGILYLKGGDLTEELAAFPKATIYELQDVFEDPFFETKKVVHLPL, from the coding sequence GTGCATCAAATCATAAAAGAACATTTTCCGCATATTACAGATCATCAATTAGAGCAATTTTCTAAACTAGGTGACTTGTACAAAGAATGGAATGCTCAAATTAATGTGATCTCTAGAAAAGACATCGATCAGTTATACACACGGCATGTGTTACACTCGTTGGGTATTGTTACTGTGTTACGCTTTCGCGAAAGCGCACCTAATAAAAGCGGTGGAACTAGAGTGCTAGACGTGGGGACTGGTGGCGGTTTTCCAGGAATACCTCTTGCGATCATGTTTCCTAAAACAAGCTTTCACTTGATCGATGCGATAGGTAAAAAGATAAAAGTTGTAGACGCCGTTGTAGAAGCTTTAGGTCTTGAAAACGTTACAACGGAGCATGGACGTGCAGAAAAAGTAAAAGGACGTTTTGATTTTGTAGTTTCTCGAGCGGTGACTAATATGCCTGATTTTGTTAATTGGGTCAAGAATAAAGTGAGAAAAGATAGTTTTCACAATTTAAAAAACGGTATTCTTTATTTAAAAGGTGGTGACCTCACAGAGGAATTAGCAGCTTTTCCAAAGGCGACGATTTATGAACTGCAAGATGTTTTTGAAGATCCGTTTTTTGAGACAAAAAAAGTCGTTCACTTACCCTTATAA